A window from Methylocystis sp. MJC1 encodes these proteins:
- the glgC gene encoding glucose-1-phosphate adenylyltransferase: MAAYDNPPYARHAMAYVLAGGRGSRLMELTDRRAKPAVYFGGKSRIIDFALSNALNSGIRRICVATQYKAHSLIRHLQRGWSFFRVERNESFDILPASQRVSEDHWYLGTADAVYQNLDIVEGYDPKFIVLLAGDHVYKMDYEHMLKQHVEQGADVTIGCLEVPRSEASGFGVMHVDQNDSIISFIEKPADPPAMPGHPDRALVSMGIYVFEAKFLYEQLRRDAQDLGSTHDFGKDIIPYIVKHGKAVAHHFSRSCVRAASEQNAYWRDVGTVDAYWAANIDLTDFVPQLDLYDRNWPIWTYAEITPPAKFVHDQVGRRGQALSSLVSGGCIVSGSTLRRSLLFTGVRVNSYASVENAVILPYVDIGRSARLANVVVDRGVRIPQGLVVGEDPEEDARRFRRTEQGICLITQPMIDRIAS; the protein is encoded by the coding sequence ATGGCCGCCTATGACAATCCGCCGTACGCGCGCCACGCCATGGCCTATGTCCTCGCCGGCGGGCGCGGCTCGCGGCTCATGGAATTGACCGACCGGCGGGCCAAGCCCGCGGTCTATTTCGGCGGCAAATCGCGCATCATCGACTTTGCATTGTCCAATGCGCTCAACTCGGGCATTCGCCGCATCTGCGTCGCGACGCAATATAAGGCGCACAGCCTCATCCGCCATTTGCAGCGGGGCTGGAGCTTCTTTCGCGTCGAACGCAACGAGAGCTTCGACATTTTGCCGGCGAGCCAGCGCGTTTCCGAAGACCACTGGTATCTCGGCACGGCGGACGCCGTCTATCAGAACCTCGATATCGTCGAAGGCTACGATCCCAAATTCATCGTTCTTCTTGCGGGCGATCACGTCTACAAGATGGATTACGAGCACATGCTCAAACAGCATGTGGAGCAGGGCGCAGACGTCACCATCGGTTGTCTCGAAGTCCCTCGAAGCGAAGCGTCCGGCTTCGGCGTGATGCATGTCGATCAGAACGACAGCATCATCTCATTCATCGAAAAGCCTGCCGATCCGCCCGCCATGCCCGGCCATCCAGACCGCGCGCTGGTCAGCATGGGCATTTATGTCTTCGAGGCGAAATTTCTCTACGAGCAGCTTCGCCGCGACGCGCAGGACCTCGGCTCCACGCATGATTTCGGCAAGGACATCATTCCTTACATCGTGAAGCACGGCAAAGCCGTCGCCCATCATTTCTCCCGCTCCTGCGTGCGCGCGGCGAGCGAGCAGAACGCCTATTGGCGCGACGTCGGCACTGTCGACGCCTATTGGGCGGCCAATATCGACCTCACCGATTTCGTGCCCCAGCTCGATCTCTATGATCGCAACTGGCCGATATGGACCTATGCGGAAATCACGCCGCCTGCGAAATTCGTGCACGACCAGGTGGGCCGCCGCGGACAGGCGCTTTCTTCGCTCGTCTCCGGCGGCTGCATCGTCTCCGGCTCGACGCTGCGTCGCTCGTTGCTTTTTACCGGCGTGCGCGTGAACTCCTACGCCTCGGTCGAGAATGCGGTGATTCTTCCTTACGTCGATATCGGCCGTTCGGCGCGGCTCGCCAATGTGGTGGTCGATCGCGGCGTGCGCATTCCGCAGGGCCTCGTCGTCGGCGAAGACCCCGAAGAGGATGCACGGCGCTTCCGCCGCACCGAGCAGGGCATCTGCCTCATTACACAGCCGATGATCGACAGGATTGCGTCATGA
- the glgA gene encoding glycogen synthase GlgA: MSARVLAVASEMSPLVKTGGLADVVGALPGALAGEGVETRTLIPGYPEALAALGVGETVLSFDDLFGGPAWVHAGRLGASIVYTLVAPHLYAREGGPYTDENGVDYPDNAFRFAALAWVGAQMAQGALADFTPDVLHAHDWQAALAPAYLHYSGRPRPATIVTIHNIAFQGQFAKELLTELRLPPQSFQMEGVEYYGAIGFLKAGLQLCDRITTVSPSYAQEIETPEFGMGLDGLLRARADVVSGILNGVDEDVWNPATDERIDATYDAATISARAKNKAALQVRMHLDADPDAFLLGVVSRMSWQKGHDLLLATLSSLMARHAQLALIGTGEKHLEESFLAARDAYPGRVAVWVGYSEDLAHLIQAGADAFLVPSRFEPCGLTQLYALRYGAAPIVSRVGGLKDTIIDANEMAVQAGVATGLQFSPPTAEALDLALRRAQEIFRDKDTWRKLQLNGMSTDVSWRHPAKRYATLYREAIASRS; this comes from the coding sequence ATGAGCGCGCGCGTTCTCGCCGTCGCCTCCGAGATGAGCCCGCTCGTCAAAACCGGCGGGCTGGCCGATGTCGTGGGCGCGCTGCCGGGCGCGCTTGCGGGTGAAGGCGTCGAGACGCGCACGCTCATCCCCGGCTATCCGGAAGCGCTTGCGGCGCTCGGCGTGGGCGAGACGGTTCTTTCTTTCGACGATCTCTTCGGCGGGCCCGCATGGGTGCATGCCGGGCGTCTGGGCGCAAGCATCGTCTATACGCTCGTCGCGCCGCATCTTTATGCGCGCGAGGGCGGGCCTTACACTGACGAGAATGGCGTCGATTATCCGGACAACGCCTTCCGCTTCGCGGCGCTCGCCTGGGTCGGCGCGCAGATGGCGCAGGGCGCGCTCGCCGATTTTACGCCGGATGTCCTGCATGCCCATGATTGGCAAGCGGCGCTTGCGCCCGCCTATCTGCATTACAGCGGCAGGCCGCGGCCGGCGACGATCGTCACGATTCACAACATCGCTTTCCAAGGGCAGTTCGCGAAGGAGCTGCTCACCGAGCTGCGCCTGCCGCCGCAATCCTTCCAGATGGAGGGCGTGGAATATTACGGCGCGATCGGCTTTCTCAAAGCCGGCCTGCAGCTTTGCGACCGCATCACCACCGTCTCCCCGAGCTATGCGCAGGAGATCGAAACGCCTGAATTCGGCATGGGGCTCGATGGCCTGTTGCGCGCGCGCGCCGATGTCGTGAGCGGCATTCTCAACGGCGTCGATGAGGACGTGTGGAACCCCGCCACCGACGAGCGTATCGACGCGACCTATGACGCCGCGACCATATCGGCTCGGGCGAAAAACAAAGCGGCGCTGCAAGTGCGCATGCATCTCGACGCTGATCCCGACGCTTTTCTCCTGGGCGTCGTCAGCCGCATGTCCTGGCAGAAGGGGCACGACCTGCTGCTCGCCACTCTGTCGTCGCTCATGGCGCGTCATGCGCAGCTCGCCTTGATCGGCACGGGCGAGAAGCATCTCGAAGAAAGCTTCCTCGCCGCGCGGGACGCCTATCCCGGCCGCGTCGCCGTGTGGGTTGGATACAGCGAGGATCTGGCGCATCTCATTCAGGCGGGCGCCGACGCTTTCCTCGTCCCTTCGCGCTTCGAGCCATGTGGGTTGACGCAGCTTTACGCCTTGCGCTACGGCGCTGCGCCGATCGTCTCGCGCGTCGGCGGATTGAAGGATACGATCATCGACGCGAATGAGATGGCGGTCCAGGCCGGCGTCGCCACAGGTCTCCAATTTTCACCGCCGACGGCGGAGGCGCTCGACCTCGCGCTTCGCCGGGCGCAGGAAATTTTCAGGGACAAGGACACGTGGCGCAAATTACAATTGAACGGCATGAGCACGGACGTCTCCTGGCGCCATCCGGCGAAACGCTATGCGACGCTGTATCGCGAGGCGATCGCCTCACGAAGCTGA
- the glgX gene encoding glycogen debranching protein GlgX, whose protein sequence is MRISPGAPEPFGVTLDDTGANVAVFSAHAEEIHLCLFNERGAETQRVRLPAKTGDVFHGHFEGLKESQRYGLRAYGPDAPHEGHRFNGAKLLIDPYALLLDRATTLHECMFASGAAAQADSAPFVAKGVMTRPQAATPSRPRHSWRDTIIYEMHVKGFTAMHPDVPPQLRGTFAGLAHEASIAHFTKLGVTTLELLPGAAWIDERHLPSLGLRNYWGYNPIALMAPDPRLAPGGWREVREAVDALHAAGLEVIIDVVFNHTGESDELGPTLSLRGLDNASYYRLAEDRARYVNDAGCGNILAFDRAPVVRLAMDALRAWAIYGGVDGFRFDLATTLARLPSGFDRNAPFLAALLQDPILRDLKLIAEPWDMGPGGYQLGHFPAAFAEWNDRYRDCARRFWRGDAVGVAELATRFAGSQDFFPRRGPSRSVNFITAHDGFTLRDLVSYARKHNAANGENSQDGTNENFSWDNGAEGETDEPSICAARLRDQRNLLATLLLSRGTPMLSMGAELGHTQRGNNNSYAQDNETSWIDWAAADPSLIDTAARLTRLRKAHVALRDDRFLDGGAHDGALLPDVEWLGADGAPMRDEDWRRGGAEALIASLYANDDRVLAIFHRGASPLEVTPPPARDGYEWRVVFDASDSVMGLSVSDRLTASARSVLLLVEEKNAARRAPARVDDAMLVRLAEAAGVSAHWRDVDGVAHDVPRETLLNLLQRLGLPAQSRAEAIDSLARLAAMRDRRALPHHAVARDGESINLRLAAPDGRTPWHLVLWDEAGRDERNVKLSALSPYAWRGVDGRINHGYRAQLPALPSGRYILHGEQENLACHLIVSPAHCYLPQDQHSFGVSAQLYSLRRDGDQGIGDFTTLARLARNSAEAGAALVAINPLHALSFQDRSRASPYYPSDRRFLDSLYIDLESLLGDGFDEATARALSTRDMVDYPAVHVLKQQALETAFARFDALAHRQQDHALVADFTKFVVGRGEALTRFALFETISEARSGADWRHWPQELRDGAPTALAAFALEHATRILFHRFLQWIADRQFAQAAQDARDAGLSLGVCRDLAVGAAPDGAESWSKASRLLSGFSIGAPPDPFSREGQSWGLPAPDPLAVEKDAGADFAELLRANMRHAGALRIDHAMGLARLFLVPEGEKAAMGAYVSYPLETLLAQLALESQRARCMVVGEDLGTLPWGFRERLEAVAVLSYRVVWFERAGESFIQPSEYPVKAMACVSTHDLPTLEGWWRGVDIDEKERLAILTSEAATAERVARAKDKRAMLDALRGEGLFDAAAEDVAFDDALAMALHHFVARAPSLLAMAQLDDLAGESVAVNLPGTDVERLNWRRKLGPSVEKLFSAPRAAAIIAGIRRISV, encoded by the coding sequence ATGCGCATCTCCCCCGGCGCCCCGGAACCATTCGGCGTCACGCTCGACGATACGGGCGCCAATGTCGCCGTCTTCTCGGCCCATGCCGAAGAAATTCATCTCTGTCTTTTCAATGAGCGCGGCGCCGAAACGCAGCGCGTTCGGCTCCCGGCAAAAACCGGCGACGTCTTTCACGGACATTTCGAAGGATTGAAAGAAAGCCAGCGTTACGGCCTGCGTGCTTACGGCCCTGACGCCCCGCATGAGGGCCATCGCTTCAATGGCGCGAAGCTTCTCATCGATCCTTACGCGCTCCTGCTCGATCGCGCGACTACGCTGCATGAATGCATGTTCGCATCCGGCGCGGCCGCTCAGGCAGACAGCGCGCCTTTCGTCGCCAAAGGCGTGATGACGCGCCCACAAGCGGCGACGCCTTCGCGCCCACGCCATTCGTGGCGCGACACGATCATCTATGAGATGCACGTTAAGGGCTTCACTGCGATGCACCCGGATGTGCCGCCGCAATTGCGCGGCACATTTGCGGGCCTCGCGCATGAGGCGTCCATCGCGCATTTCACAAAGCTTGGCGTCACCACGCTCGAGCTCTTGCCCGGCGCCGCCTGGATCGACGAGCGCCATCTGCCGTCGCTGGGCCTCAGGAATTACTGGGGCTACAACCCCATCGCCCTGATGGCCCCCGATCCGCGTCTCGCGCCGGGCGGATGGCGCGAGGTGCGCGAAGCGGTCGACGCGCTGCATGCGGCGGGCCTCGAAGTTATCATCGACGTCGTCTTCAACCATACGGGCGAGAGCGACGAATTGGGGCCAACGCTATCGTTGCGCGGCCTCGACAATGCGAGCTATTACCGCCTCGCCGAGGATCGCGCCCGCTATGTGAACGATGCCGGCTGCGGCAATATCCTTGCCTTCGACCGCGCGCCTGTCGTGCGTCTCGCCATGGATGCGCTGCGCGCCTGGGCAATCTATGGCGGCGTCGACGGCTTTCGCTTCGATCTCGCGACGACGCTGGCGCGTCTTCCCTCGGGCTTCGACCGCAACGCGCCTTTCCTCGCTGCGCTGCTGCAGGACCCGATTCTGCGCGACTTGAAGCTTATCGCCGAGCCTTGGGATATGGGCCCCGGCGGTTATCAGCTCGGGCATTTTCCGGCCGCCTTTGCCGAATGGAACGACCGCTATCGCGATTGCGCGCGGCGCTTCTGGCGCGGCGACGCTGTGGGCGTGGCGGAGCTTGCGACCCGCTTCGCCGGCTCGCAGGATTTCTTCCCGCGCCGCGGCCCCTCTCGCAGCGTCAATTTCATCACCGCCCATGACGGCTTTACGCTGCGCGACCTCGTTTCCTATGCGCGCAAGCACAATGCGGCGAATGGCGAGAACAGCCAAGACGGAACGAACGAAAATTTCTCCTGGGACAATGGCGCCGAAGGCGAGACCGACGAACCGAGCATCTGTGCGGCGCGCTTGCGTGACCAACGCAATCTCTTGGCGACGCTGCTGCTCTCGCGCGGAACGCCCATGCTCTCCATGGGCGCGGAGCTGGGCCATACGCAAAGGGGCAACAACAATTCTTATGCGCAGGACAATGAAACAAGCTGGATCGATTGGGCGGCGGCCGATCCTTCGCTGATCGATACGGCTGCGCGGTTAACAAGGCTGCGCAAGGCGCATGTCGCCCTGCGTGACGATCGCTTTCTCGACGGCGGCGCGCATGACGGCGCCCTTCTTCCCGACGTCGAATGGCTCGGCGCCGACGGCGCGCCGATGCGTGACGAGGATTGGCGACGCGGCGGCGCCGAAGCGCTCATTGCGTCTCTCTATGCGAATGACGACCGCGTTCTCGCGATCTTCCACCGGGGCGCTTCGCCTTTGGAGGTAACGCCGCCCCCTGCGCGCGACGGGTATGAGTGGCGCGTGGTTTTCGACGCTTCTGACAGCGTCATGGGTCTGAGCGTTTCGGACAGGTTGACGGCGTCGGCGCGTAGCGTCCTGCTTCTCGTCGAGGAAAAAAACGCCGCGCGCCGCGCGCCTGCTCGCGTAGACGACGCCATGCTCGTGCGTCTTGCCGAAGCCGCCGGAGTCTCGGCGCATTGGCGCGACGTCGACGGCGTGGCGCATGACGTTCCGCGCGAGACGCTCTTAAATCTTCTGCAACGCCTCGGTTTGCCGGCGCAGAGTCGCGCCGAAGCGATAGACAGCCTCGCTCGCCTCGCCGCGATGCGCGATCGACGCGCGCTTCCGCATCACGCCGTCGCGCGCGACGGAGAATCAATTAATCTGCGCTTGGCGGCCCCTGATGGGCGCACGCCATGGCATCTTGTCTTATGGGATGAAGCCGGGCGCGATGAGCGCAACGTTAAACTCTCGGCGCTCTCGCCCTATGCATGGCGCGGCGTTGATGGCCGCATCAATCATGGATATCGCGCGCAATTGCCGGCGCTCCCATCGGGTCGGTATATTTTGCACGGGGAACAAGAAAACCTTGCGTGCCATCTGATCGTTTCGCCCGCGCATTGCTATCTGCCGCAGGATCAGCACAGCTTCGGCGTTTCCGCGCAGCTCTATTCCTTGCGTCGCGACGGCGATCAGGGGATCGGCGACTTCACGACGCTCGCGCGGCTCGCGCGAAACAGTGCCGAGGCCGGCGCGGCGCTGGTCGCGATCAATCCGCTACATGCGCTCTCTTTCCAGGATCGTTCGCGCGCGAGCCCCTATTACCCGTCCGACCGGCGCTTTCTCGATTCGCTCTACATCGATCTCGAAAGCCTTCTTGGCGACGGCTTCGACGAAGCAACCGCGCGTGCGCTGTCGACGCGCGACATGGTCGATTATCCCGCCGTCCATGTGTTGAAACAGCAGGCGCTCGAAACAGCATTCGCGCGTTTCGATGCGCTTGCGCATCGGCAGCAAGACCACGCGCTCGTGGCCGATTTCACGAAATTCGTCGTGGGCCGCGGCGAGGCGCTCACGCGTTTTGCTTTGTTCGAAACGATCAGCGAAGCGCGCAGCGGCGCAGATTGGCGCCACTGGCCGCAGGAGCTGCGCGACGGCGCGCCAACTGCGCTCGCCGCTTTTGCTCTGGAGCACGCAACGCGCATCCTCTTCCATCGCTTCCTGCAGTGGATCGCCGATCGCCAATTCGCACAAGCGGCGCAAGACGCGCGGGACGCGGGCCTTTCGCTCGGCGTCTGCCGCGATCTCGCCGTCGGCGCCGCGCCCGACGGCGCCGAAAGTTGGAGCAAGGCCTCTCGCCTCCTGAGCGGCTTCTCCATCGGCGCGCCGCCCGATCCCTTCAGCCGCGAGGGCCAGAGCTGGGGGTTGCCGGCGCCCGACCCGCTGGCGGTGGAGAAAGACGCCGGCGCGGATTTTGCGGAGCTGCTGCGCGCAAATATGCGTCACGCCGGGGCGTTGCGCATCGATCACGCGATGGGGCTGGCGCGGCTTTTTCTTGTGCCCGAGGGCGAGAAGGCCGCCATGGGCGCCTATGTCTCCTATCCACTCGAGACCTTGCTGGCGCAGCTTGCGTTGGAGAGTCAGCGCGCGCGCTGCATGGTCGTCGGAGAAGACCTCGGCACGCTGCCCTGGGGCTTCCGCGAACGGCTGGAGGCGGTGGCTGTGCTGAGCTATCGCGTCGTCTGGTTCGAACGCGCCGGTGAAAGCTTCATCCAGCCGAGCGAATATCCGGTAAAGGCCATGGCTTGCGTCTCTACCCATGATCTTCCGACGCTGGAAGGCTGGTGGCGCGGCGTGGATATAGACGAAAAGGAAAGGCTTGCGATTCTCACCTCTGAAGCGGCGACGGCCGAGCGCGTCGCCCGCGCAAAAGACAAGCGCGCGATGCTCGACGCCTTGCGCGGCGAAGGCCTGTTCGACGCCGCTGCGGAAGATGTCGCGTTCGACGACGCGCTCGCGATGGCGCTCCATCATTTCGTCGCCCGCGCGCCGTCCCTGCTCGCCATGGCGCAGCTCGATGATCTGGCTGGTGAAAGCGTCGCCGTCAATCTTCCCGGTACAGACGTTGAGCGGCTGAACTGGCGGCGCAAGCTCGGCCCTTCGGTGGAAAAGCTTTTCTCCGCGCCCCGCGCGGCGGCGATCATCGCTGGGATTCGCCGCATTTCGGTCTAG
- a CDS encoding murein hydrolase activator EnvC family protein: MGWANEQLRTGEGRGLFIVLSLAAAVSAQAEEKPVNSADPIDLSSKRLELRGVETTIDEARERAKKLEGELAAHAAIRENLNKVLLDATGRLQETEEHAAQIEERLAKLAGDEKKIVDSLESRRAAIGQVLMVLQRMGRRPPPALLARPQDILDALRASLALGDMLPQMRAEARALQSDLAELVRLREIARHEQDRLTEEKKGLSEQRARLGELIAMRQEAIETAQSAMQKEAARAATLARQASSLKDLITRMEAESEAARKAAEAARKADEERAAAQAKLSEEQRRKALAAPFKDAARLAPAVSFGDLKGKLNFPVAGLVLKRFGAPDGFGGKEKAYYIGARDNGVVVAPCDGWVLFSGPYRSYGQLLILNAGGGYYVVLAGMNRSNVNVGQFVLAGEPVASMGDGAAQTAATVAIGAKQPILYVEFRKDGNSIDSSPWWAKSDSRKVGG; encoded by the coding sequence ATGGGATGGGCGAATGAGCAATTGCGAACAGGCGAGGGGCGCGGTCTCTTCATCGTGCTGTCGCTGGCTGCCGCCGTCTCCGCGCAGGCGGAGGAAAAACCGGTAAACTCCGCCGATCCAATTGATCTTTCGTCCAAGCGCCTGGAGCTGCGCGGGGTCGAGACCACGATAGACGAGGCGAGGGAGCGGGCGAAGAAGCTCGAGGGAGAGCTCGCCGCGCATGCCGCCATACGCGAAAATCTCAACAAAGTGCTGCTCGACGCCACCGGCCGGCTGCAGGAGACGGAAGAGCACGCAGCCCAGATCGAGGAAAGGCTCGCCAAGCTCGCGGGCGACGAGAAGAAAATCGTCGACTCGCTCGAAAGCCGCCGCGCCGCGATCGGCCAGGTGCTGATGGTTCTCCAGCGCATGGGCCGGCGCCCGCCGCCGGCGCTCCTGGCCCGCCCGCAGGATATTCTCGACGCGCTTCGCGCCTCGCTGGCGCTGGGCGATATGCTGCCGCAAATGCGCGCGGAGGCGCGCGCTCTGCAGAGCGACCTCGCCGAGCTTGTCCGTCTTCGCGAAATCGCCCGCCATGAGCAGGACCGCCTCACCGAAGAAAAGAAGGGGCTCTCGGAGCAGCGCGCGCGGCTCGGCGAGTTGATCGCCATGCGACAGGAGGCGATCGAAACCGCGCAATCTGCGATGCAGAAGGAGGCCGCGCGCGCGGCGACTTTGGCGCGCCAGGCGTCGAGCCTGAAAGATCTTATCACGCGCATGGAGGCCGAAAGCGAAGCGGCCCGCAAGGCGGCCGAGGCCGCGCGCAAGGCCGATGAGGAGCGAGCGGCGGCGCAGGCGAAGCTCAGCGAGGAGCAGCGCCGCAAGGCGCTGGCGGCGCCCTTCAAGGATGCTGCGCGCCTTGCGCCTGCGGTTTCCTTTGGCGATCTCAAGGGCAAGCTGAACTTCCCGGTGGCGGGGCTGGTGCTCAAGCGCTTCGGCGCGCCGGACGGTTTCGGCGGCAAGGAAAAAGCCTATTACATCGGCGCCCGGGACAATGGCGTCGTGGTCGCGCCCTGCGACGGCTGGGTTCTGTTCTCAGGACCTTACAGGAGCTACGGACAACTCTTGATCCTAAACGCAGGCGGCGGCTATTATGTCGTCCTGGCCGGCATGAATCGCTCTAATGTGAACGTCGGACAATTCGTCCTGGCGGGCGAGCCGGTGGCCAGCATGGGAGACGGAGCCGCGCAGACGGCCGCAACCGTCGCGATCGGCGCGAAACAGCCCATTTTGTATGTCGAGTTCCGCAAGGACGGTAACTCGATCGACTCGAGCCCATGGTGGGCCAAGTCAGACAGTCGGAAGGTCGGCGGATGA
- a CDS encoding S41 family peptidase yields MIRKTALIATGIAIGAGSATLGQQARALIGTPAAAATTADTYKFLSLFGDVFDKVRADYVEKPDEQKLVENAINGMLTSLDPHSSYLDAKGFKDMRTQTEGKFGGLGIEVTQEDGLVKVVTPIDDTPASRAGIMSGDLIGAIDDENVQGMTLNQAVDKMRGQINTPVKLTVYRGKDKDKIEVKMTRAEIHIKSVRSRTQDNDIAYVRISQFNEETADGLRNAMAKAQQEIPADKFKGYIIDLRNNPGGLLDQSIQVVNAFIDKGEIVSTRGRNADETQRYNARPGDLSKGKPVVVLINGGSASASEIVAGALQDHKRATLIGTRSFGKGSVQTIIPLGGAAGALRLTTARYYTPAGRSIQAKGIDPDMQILQEVPDELKGKDDTKGEASLKGHLKNGDDEKTGSQAYVPPDEKKDKQLNAAIELLHGKSRAQIMAEQTKEVAKDSTKAPTKAN; encoded by the coding sequence ATGATTCGCAAAACTGCTCTAATCGCAACCGGAATCGCCATCGGAGCCGGAAGCGCGACGCTCGGCCAACAGGCCCGCGCTCTGATCGGCACGCCGGCCGCCGCCGCGACCACCGCAGACACATATAAATTCCTCAGCCTCTTCGGCGACGTGTTCGACAAGGTCCGCGCCGATTATGTCGAGAAGCCCGATGAGCAGAAGCTCGTCGAAAACGCCATCAACGGCATGCTCACGTCGCTCGATCCGCATTCGAGCTATCTCGACGCCAAGGGCTTCAAGGACATGCGGACCCAGACCGAGGGCAAGTTCGGCGGTCTGGGCATCGAAGTCACGCAGGAAGACGGCCTGGTGAAGGTCGTCACGCCGATCGACGACACGCCGGCCTCGCGCGCGGGCATCATGTCCGGCGACCTCATCGGCGCCATCGACGACGAGAACGTCCAGGGCATGACGCTCAATCAGGCCGTCGACAAAATGCGTGGCCAGATCAACACGCCGGTCAAGCTGACGGTCTACCGCGGCAAGGACAAGGACAAGATCGAGGTCAAGATGACCCGCGCCGAGATTCACATCAAATCGGTGCGCTCGCGGACCCAGGACAATGACATCGCCTATGTTCGCATCTCCCAGTTCAACGAGGAGACGGCGGACGGCCTGCGCAATGCGATGGCCAAGGCGCAGCAGGAGATCCCGGCCGACAAGTTCAAGGGCTATATCATCGACCTGCGCAACAATCCGGGCGGCCTGCTCGACCAGTCGATACAGGTGGTCAACGCCTTTATCGACAAGGGCGAGATCGTCTCGACGCGCGGCCGCAACGCCGACGAGACCCAGCGCTACAACGCCCGCCCCGGCGATCTCTCCAAGGGCAAGCCGGTCGTGGTGCTGATCAACGGCGGCTCGGCCTCGGCCTCCGAGATCGTCGCCGGCGCGCTGCAGGATCATAAGCGCGCGACGCTCATCGGCACGCGCTCCTTCGGCAAGGGCTCGGTGCAGACCATTATCCCGCTCGGCGGCGCGGCTGGCGCGCTGCGGCTCACGACGGCGCGCTACTACACGCCGGCGGGCCGTTCGATCCAGGCCAAGGGCATCGATCCCGACATGCAGATCCTGCAGGAAGTGCCGGACGAGCTGAAGGGCAAGGACGACACCAAGGGCGAGGCTTCGCTCAAGGGCCATCTCAAGAATGGCGACGACGAGAAGACGGGCTCGCAGGCCTATGTCCCTCCGGACGAGAAGAAGGACAAGCAGCTGAACGCGGCGATCGAGCTGCTGCATGGCAAGTCCCGGGCGCAGATCATGGCCGAGCAGACCAAGGAAGTCGCCAAGGACTCGACAAAAGCCCCGACCAAGGCCAATTAA
- a CDS encoding heme ABC transporter permease yields MPNILDYANPTRFLNFARIVLPWLSGLTLILLAVGLYGAFTAPPDYQQGETVRIMYIHVPSAWLAIFAYVVMTSASLGVLVWKHPLADAAQKTAASLGAAFTFVCLVTGSLWGKPMWGTYWVWDARLTSMLVLFLLYLGLIAVRQTMDDTPRGARIASIMTLVGAIDIPIIKYSVDWWNTLHQPASVFRIGGPTISGSMLWPLLVMALAGTLLFLTLHFMAIRNEILRRRLARLSLQALQEAARDEGEAPTLEAAQ; encoded by the coding sequence ATGCCGAATATCCTCGACTACGCCAATCCGACGCGCTTCCTCAATTTTGCGCGCATTGTCCTGCCCTGGCTTTCCGGCCTGACGCTCATTCTGCTCGCCGTCGGGCTCTACGGCGCTTTCACCGCGCCGCCCGACTACCAGCAGGGCGAGACGGTGCGGATCATGTATATCCATGTGCCGTCGGCTTGGCTGGCGATCTTTGCTTATGTGGTGATGACCTCGGCGTCGCTCGGCGTTCTGGTCTGGAAGCATCCGCTCGCCGACGCCGCGCAGAAGACCGCCGCCTCGCTCGGCGCGGCCTTCACCTTCGTCTGCCTCGTCACCGGCTCGCTGTGGGGCAAGCCGATGTGGGGGACCTATTGGGTGTGGGACGCCCGGCTCACCTCGATGCTGGTGTTATTCCTGCTCTATCTCGGCCTCATCGCCGTGCGGCAGACGATGGACGACACCCCGCGCGGCGCGCGCATCGCCTCCATCATGACGCTTGTCGGCGCTATCGACATTCCCATCATCAAATATTCGGTCGATTGGTGGAACACGCTGCATCAGCCCGCTTCCGTCTTTCGCATCGGCGGGCCGACGATCTCGGGCTCCATGCTGTGGCCGCTGCTGGTCATGGCCCTCGCCGGGACGCTCCTGTTCCTGACCCTGCATTTCATGGCCATCCGCAATGAAATCCTGCGCCGCCGCCTCGCCCGCCTCTCTTTACAGGCGCTGCAGGAGGCGGCTCGGGACGAAGGCGAGGCGCCCACGCTCGAGGCTGCGCAATGA
- the ccmD gene encoding heme exporter protein CcmD, with protein sequence MSEHQIFVALAYAIAFLTIGGSAARIILDYRRLKAELARFGTKGQRDEGGAA encoded by the coding sequence ATGAGCGAACATCAAATTTTTGTGGCGCTCGCCTATGCGATCGCCTTTCTGACGATCGGCGGCAGCGCCGCGCGCATCATCCTCGACTACCGGCGCCTGAAGGCAGAGCTTGCCCGCTTCGGCACCAAGGGCCAGCGGGATGAAGGAGGCGCGGCGTGA